CGGGCATCCTTATTGCGACAGTAGGAAGCTTCGCCGTCACCGTATCCGGAATACCGTTGGCTTTCTCGACAACTACGGTAAGTGGGCCTGGCCAAAGCTCTTTTAAAATAGCTTTATACTCTTCTTTAACATTTTTTGAGAAATTTTCCAACTGATCCATATCTGAAATGTGAACTATCAAAGGGTTATCAGACGGCCTACCCTTTGCAATAAAAATTTTTTTACAAGCCTCATCATTCATCGCATTTGCACCTAGGCCGTAAACTGTTTCGGTAGGAAATACGACCGTGCCCCCATGCTTTAGAGCTTCAACAGCATAGTACAGATCATCCTTGGAATAAGAGTTTCGGTCAATGTGGATTACCCTTGTCATATGCTCCGATATTTATCGTTCATATATATCGGTTATTTGAGCGATCTATTGCGCCAGCGAAAGCCTATGAGCTAACTAACATTTTTATAATTGCAGGTAATCAAAAAATATGGATTTCAGTATAGAAGAATATGATTTGACCTTCGATTTTGACCTCAGTGAGTTCACCTATCGTGGGAAAGAAAAAATAAAACTTTCTGGTGAAGCAAACGAACTCGTACTTGACTCTGTCAGGTTATCCATAGATAGCGTCAAATTGAATGGGTCAGCCGTTGATTTTGATGTTAACGACAAGGCGCTCAGAATAGAAAGCAGAATTAAGAGTGGAGATGTAGTAGATATCGACTTTCATGCAAAGGTAAGCGACACACTAATGGGATTATACCTTTCGAAGACAAGAGAAGGTACCATGATAACTACACAGTTCGAATCAACAGGCGCTAGGATGGCTTTTCCCTGTATTGATCATCCTGCCTACAAGGCAGTCTTCTCAATAACTCTTGTAATAGACAAAGACTACGATGCAATATCGAACATGCCTGTAAAGAAGGTAGAGACATCTGACAGGAAGATAGTGGAGTTTGAGAAGACTCCAAGGATGTCAACCTATCTGCTGTACATAGGTGTTGGAAAGTTCAAGTATGCATCAGAACGTTACAAGGACAGGGAGATAATACTTGCATCCCTTAAGGACATTAAGTCGAAGTATCCAATCGATATAGCTAAAAGGTCAATAGAGTTCTACGAAGGTTACTTCGGAATACCCTATGCACTGCCAAAGATGCACCTGATATCAGTTCCGGAATTCGGAGCAGGTGCAATGGAGAACTGGGGTGCAATAACATTTAGAGAGATCGCACTTATGGCGACTGAAGATTCTGGATCCCTTATGAAGCAAAATGCAGCCATAACCATTGCCCACGAAATAGCCCACCAGTGGTTCGGAGATCTCGTCACAATGAAGTGGTGGAACGATCTGTGGCTGAATGAGAGTTTTGCAACATTCATGAGTTATAAGACGGTCGATTCGTTCAGCAAACAGTGGGACGTATTTTCCGATTTCATAAAGAGCGAGACTGGCGGCGCACTTCGCTCAGATTCTCTCAAGAATACGCACCCTATAGAGGTTGATGTAAAGGATCCTGATGAGATATCGCAGATATTTGATGAGATAAGCTATGGAAAGGGTGCGTCAATACTCAGGATGATAGAAGACTATGTTGGTGCTGAAGACTTCAGGAAGGGCATATCGAAATACCTAAAAGAACATGCATATGGAAACGCAGAAGGCTCTGATCTATGGAATGCAATAGAAACAGAATCAGGAAAACCAGTGAACAGGATAATGGAGGCATGGATAACAAAGGCAGGCTATCCAGTATTAAAGGTAAACAAAGACGGTAATAGGATAAGGCTAACGCAGGAACAGTTTTACCTGGACGGGACAAGTGGAAACACGGAGTGGCCAATACCGCTCACCATAATAACAAAAAAAGGCAAGGTATCTATGCTAATGGAGGATGAAGTGTACATAGACGAAATGCTCAAACTAAACGCAAACAACAGCGGCTTCTACAGGGTTATGTATGACAATGATACTTTCAACACGGTTATAAGTAGCTTAGACAAATTCTCAAATCTCGACAAATGGGGCCTCTTAAACGATATGTATGCTTTCTTAGTATCCGGCAGGCTCTCAGTCAACGAATATGTGGAAAGGATAAAGAACTTCCTAAATGATGAAGATCACCTGGTTGTTGAAGAAATAGCTTCTCAGCTTACCTCCCTATATCTGATAAAACCATCCTCTCAAGTGGTTTATCAGCTTGCCAAGGACTATCTTAGGAATCAAGTTCAGAGACTTGGAACGAAAAAGAAAGGTGAAGACGACAAGATCTCTAAGCTAAGGGGTATAGTTTACCAGGACCTCGTAACTGTGGATGAGGATTTTGCAAAGGAGCTTTCTCCGCAGTTCGCCAGCCTGAGTGAGGATCCCGATCTTGCCTTGGCAAAAGCAGTAGCTAAAGCGAGAACAGATGGCCTAAATGAACTCATTGACGCTGCAAACAAGTATACAGACGATGAAATAAGGGTAAGAGTGATAGCTGCCATGGGTTGGTGCAGCAAGGACCAGCTCTCCACAATATTCAGTCTTATCGACAACGGCACCATTAAAAAACAAGACATGCTATATGTATTTTCTTTCGTGGTTACAAATCCGTCAGGAAGAGATTTCTTCTTCCAAAATATTGACAAAATCGTCTCGCTGATGGAACATGCGTTCGAAGGAACAGGTTACACAAGTAGGATACTTGAGGGTTCCATTCCGTATATAGGTCTCGAAAAGTATGAAGAAATCAAAGCTAAAGCCAGCCAGATCAGAAGCCCAAGCTACAATGTTGGAATAGATAAAGGGCTCGAAACTCTTGAAATAATAAGAAAGTTATATAATAAATTATGAAAATATTAAAAAATTATGCTTTTTCTTTAGATATATTTGGCTGTTTATGCATCGCATAGACTATTGCGGTTCCAATCACTACAACTACAAGGTTTATAACTAGTGCAGTTAAACCGACAAATATTAAACCGAAAGCAGATGGCATGAGGGTCGTCTTAATAATTGAATAATGCAAGTATACAAAATTTGAGTATATTTCGAAGTAGACACCGGATGCTATTCCCGCTAGCCATCCAGCTGCAATAGCGTATTTTTCAAGGTGCTTTACATACATACCAAGGAATACTGCCGGGAGAGTCTGCAGTATTATTATGCCGCCTATAAGCTGCAAACTGATAGCGTATGTTTCAGGCACTATGAAGACGAAGCCAAGTGCGAGAAGCTGGAAAAATACCATGGACAGTTTGGCTATAAACGTCTCCCTTTTCTCCTCTAAGTTTCGATTTACATATCTTATAACATTCCTTGTTAGTAGTGTTGCCTGCGACATAGACATTATAGCGGCCGGAACAAGCCCGCCTATGAATATGCCAAGGAATGCAAAACCAGTAAACCACTGCGGTGTTACACTTGCTATTATTGTTGGCACAACCAAGGCACCCTGGATGGAAGACGGATATATTTTGAGAGCAGATTCAGCTGCAGGTATTCCGTATACGATGACACCAAACAACGCCAGGAATGCCAGTCCTATCCCGTATATTGGCAAAAGCGCGGTGCTTAGCCTGAGTTTTTTGGCTGACATTGAACTTAAGCTTCCATTTATTGCATGCGGGTAAAGGTAAAGGGCAGCTGCACTCATCAGAAACAGAGACCAGTAAGCGTTGTACAATTTAGGAGGCAGATCAGCGTATACCGGCTTTACAGTAAATGCAGTTGTAAAAGCACTGTGGTAGGCTACGAGAGCTACCACAATCACGACTATCACTGTGGTAAATATTATTATGTCTTTCATCACAGCTGTCAAAGACGCACCTCGAAGACCACTTGTATAGGTGAATGCTATAAGCGCAAGAAAAGCCAGCACCAGTGCTATGTTACTGATCAAAGTGACGTTGCCGCCG
This genomic stretch from Thermoplasma volcanium GSS1 harbors:
- a CDS encoding sodium:solute symporter family protein; amino-acid sequence: MIDTVEISVFLVFFIVFIAIGFLAKNFRKGNLNQLPEWALGGRRLGTFLVWFLVGADLYTAYTFIAVPSSMYSVGSVYFFAVPYVSLAFAIAMLTMPKLWAIAKEKGYVTAGDFVKDRFNSESLAIVIALTGIVAELPYIALQIVGMRAILTALLHPVGGNVTLISNIALVLAFLALIAFTYTSGLRGASLTAVMKDIIIFTTVIVVIVVALVAYHSAFTTAFTVKPVYADLPPKLYNAYWSLFLMSAAALYLYPHAINGSLSSMSAKKLRLSTALLPIYGIGLAFLALFGVIVYGIPAAESALKIYPSSIQGALVVPTIIASVTPQWFTGFAFLGIFIGGLVPAAIMSMSQATLLTRNVIRYVNRNLEEKRETFIAKLSMVFFQLLALGFVFIVPETYAISLQLIGGIIILQTLPAVFLGMYVKHLEKYAIAAGWLAGIASGVYFEIYSNFVYLHYSIIKTTLMPSAFGLIFVGLTALVINLVVVVIGTAIVYAMHKQPNISKEKA
- a CDS encoding M1 family metallopeptidase, whose amino-acid sequence is MDFSIEEYDLTFDFDLSEFTYRGKEKIKLSGEANELVLDSVRLSIDSVKLNGSAVDFDVNDKALRIESRIKSGDVVDIDFHAKVSDTLMGLYLSKTREGTMITTQFESTGARMAFPCIDHPAYKAVFSITLVIDKDYDAISNMPVKKVETSDRKIVEFEKTPRMSTYLLYIGVGKFKYASERYKDREIILASLKDIKSKYPIDIAKRSIEFYEGYFGIPYALPKMHLISVPEFGAGAMENWGAITFREIALMATEDSGSLMKQNAAITIAHEIAHQWFGDLVTMKWWNDLWLNESFATFMSYKTVDSFSKQWDVFSDFIKSETGGALRSDSLKNTHPIEVDVKDPDEISQIFDEISYGKGASILRMIEDYVGAEDFRKGISKYLKEHAYGNAEGSDLWNAIETESGKPVNRIMEAWITKAGYPVLKVNKDGNRIRLTQEQFYLDGTSGNTEWPIPLTIITKKGKVSMLMEDEVYIDEMLKLNANNSGFYRVMYDNDTFNTVISSLDKFSNLDKWGLLNDMYAFLVSGRLSVNEYVERIKNFLNDEDHLVVEEIASQLTSLYLIKPSSQVVYQLAKDYLRNQVQRLGTKKKGEDDKISKLRGIVYQDLVTVDEDFAKELSPQFASLSEDPDLALAKAVAKARTDGLNELIDAANKYTDDEIRVRVIAAMGWCSKDQLSTIFSLIDNGTIKKQDMLYVFSFVVTNPSGRDFFFQNIDKIVSLMEHAFEGTGYTSRILEGSIPYIGLEKYEEIKAKASQIRSPSYNVGIDKGLETLEIIRKLYNKL